In Prunus dulcis chromosome 1, ALMONDv2, whole genome shotgun sequence, the following are encoded in one genomic region:
- the LOC117616261 gene encoding probable UDP-arabinopyranose mutase 1 isoform X4, with the protein MAGAFVDVKPTPILKAELDIVIPAIRNLDFLERWRPYFEPYHLIIVQDGDPSRTIKVPDGFNCELYNRNNINRILGPKASCISFKDSACRCFGYLVSKKKYIFTIDEDCFVAKDPSGKEINALEQHIKNLLNPSTPLFFNTLYDPYREDADLFLGYPFSLRGGVPTAVSHGLWLNIPDYDAPTQLANPLERNTRFVDAVLTIPKGTLFPMCDMNLAFNRELIGPAMYFGLMGDGQPIGRYGDMWAGWCMKVICDHLGYGVKTGLPYIWHSKARNPFVNLKKEYYGIFWQEELIPFFQFAVLTKECTTVQKCYIELSKQVKAKLGKIDPYFLRLADAMVTWVEAWDELNGKVYAQVK; encoded by the exons ATGGCAGGAGCTTTCGTCGACGTCAAGCCTACGCCAATCCTGAAGGCCGAGCTTGACATTGTGATCCCCGCAATTCGTAACCTTGACTTCTTGGAGAGGTGGAGGCCGTACTTTGAGCCCTACCACCTGATCATAGTCCAGGACGGTGACCCATCAAGGACCATCAAGGTCCCAGATGGCTTCAACTGTGAGCTCTACAATCGAAACAACATCAACCGCATTCTGGGTCCCAAGGCCTCTTGCATTTCGTTCAAGGACTCTGCTTGTCGCTGCTTTGGCTACTTGGTCTCTAAGAAGAAGTACATCTTTACCATTGACGAAGATTGCTTT GTTGCCAAAGACCCATCAGGGAAAGAGATCAATGCACTCGAACAACATATAAAGAATCTGCTAAATCCATCAACtcctttatttttcaacactCTTTATGATCCATACCGAGAAGACGCAGACTTATTCCTTGGATATCCTTTTAGTCTCCGTGGGGGTGTACCTACAGCTGTTTCTCATGGCCTCTGGCTCAACATCCCTGACTATGATGCTCCCACCCAGCTTGCTAATCCTCTAGAAAGGAACACTAG GTTTGTTGATGCAGTTCTGACCATACCCAAGGGAACTCTATTTCCTATGTGTGATATGAACTTGGCATTCAACCGTGAACTGATTGGACCAGCAATGTACTTTGGACTCATGGGCGATGGTCAGCCAATTGGAAGATATGGTGATATGTGGGCTGGCTGGTGCATGAAG GTTATATGTGACCATTTGGGGTATGGCGTCAAGACTGGTCTGCCCTACATATGGCACAGCAAAGCCAGGAATCCATTTGTTAACCTCAAAAAGGAGTACTATGGTATCTTCTGGCAAGAAGAGCTGATCCCCTTCTTCCAGTTTGCAGTCCTTACAAAAGAATGCACTACTGTTCAGAAATGCTACATCGAACTGTCAAAGCAAGTCAAGGCTAAGCTTGGCAAGATTGACCCATACTTCCTTAGGCTGGCAGATGCC
- the LOC117616263 gene encoding UDP-arabinopyranose mutase 1-like: protein MWRPYFEPYDLIIVQDGDPSRTIKVPDGFDCELYNWNDINCILGPQASCISFKDSACRCFGYLVSKKKYIFTIDDNCFVAKDPSGKEINALEQNIRTC, encoded by the exons ATGTGGAGGCCGTACTTCGAGCCCTACGACCTGATCATAGTCCAGGACGGTGACCCGTCGAGGACCATCAAGGTCCCAGATGGCTTCGACTGTGAGCTCTACAATTGGAACGACATCAACTGCATTCTGGGTCCCCAGGCCTCTTGCATTTCCTTCAAGGACTCTGCTTGCCGCTGCTTTGGCTACTTGGTCTCTAAGAAGAAGTACATCTTTACCATTGACGACAATTGCTTT GTTGCCAAAGACCCATCTGGGAAAGAGATAAATGCACTCGAACAAAATATAAGAACCTGCTAA
- the LOC117616262 gene encoding cytochrome b5 isoform X2: MDPQNEDSQSISEVYDLTLYLDDHPGGDDVVLAAAGRDATEDFEDAGHSNSAKDLMGAFCIGELDVDTTSPEITSKNQPLDYPQKIKDLTKEYWAVPVAVVGISVVVGFLYLRKK, encoded by the exons ATGG ATCCTCAGAATGAGGATAGCCAATCTATATCAGAG GTGTACGATTTGACACTATACTTGGACGATCACCCTGGTGGAGACGATGTAGTCCTTGCTGCAGCTG GAAGAGATGCCACAGAAGATTTTGAAGATGCTGGGCATAGCAATAGTGCAAAGGATCTCATGGGAGCCTTTTGCATTGGAGAGCTTGATGTTGATACGACTTCCCCAGAGATAACCTCTAAGAATCAACCACTTGATTATCCTCAGAAGATCAAGGACTTGACAAAGGAATACTGGGCTGTTCCTGTGGCCGTGGTTGGCATCTCTGTGGTTGTTGGCTTCTTGTACTTGCGGAAGAAGTGA
- the LOC117616262 gene encoding cytochrome b5 isoform X1 has protein sequence MPTLTKLFTMQEVSKQNSKDNCWVVIDGKVYDLTLYLDDHPGGDDVVLAAAGRDATEDFEDAGHSNSAKDLMGAFCIGELDVDTTSPEITSKNQPLDYPQKIKDLTKEYWAVPVAVVGISVVVGFLYLRKK, from the exons ATGCCGACGTTGACGAAGCTCTTTACAATGCAAGAAGTCTCCAAGCAAAACAGCAAAGACAACTGCTGGGTCGTCATTGATGGCAAG GTGTACGATTTGACACTATACTTGGACGATCACCCTGGTGGAGACGATGTAGTCCTTGCTGCAGCTG GAAGAGATGCCACAGAAGATTTTGAAGATGCTGGGCATAGCAATAGTGCAAAGGATCTCATGGGAGCCTTTTGCATTGGAGAGCTTGATGTTGATACGACTTCCCCAGAGATAACCTCTAAGAATCAACCACTTGATTATCCTCAGAAGATCAAGGACTTGACAAAGGAATACTGGGCTGTTCCTGTGGCCGTGGTTGGCATCTCTGTGGTTGTTGGCTTCTTGTACTTGCGGAAGAAGTGA